The genomic stretch CTCCTCTAAATCACCGTCTCTTGTTAACCGCAACCCTTCGACATCAAATTCAGGCAAGCTAGTCATACAGGCCTGTGGATTAAGGTCGACCTCACAATATTCATAATCTTCGCCCATGTCAAACAAATCTCTTGGCTTCACGTGGACTACTACACTCCATCCGCTCTCCACCTCATCCTCTACGTAGAACACAAGACGAGCCTCAGATGCCAATATATACGGCTCATCGTCTTCTCGATCACCGGTGTGAATCGGACTGGCAAAATTGACACAAGTGTGGCCCAGAACGTCTTGCCGGATGCCTCTGCCCGAAGTGGTGTCTGCCCAAATACACTTGAATAAGACTACATTGAATTGACCACTGTAATTTAGCTCGATGATGTCTACTAATTTCCCGTAATACGAGACGCCGCCGACAGCAACATTGGCATCCCGTTTACTTGCATAACTTCTAGTATCCGAAGTGACATAAACCCCGCTATTCTGTGTTTTCATCCCTTCCTCCCTCGACATGGTCCTAAATTTAAATCCATTGATGTTGTAAGCTGGATAGCGTTTGGCCTGAGCGAGGGGACCACAGGCGAGCCACTGCAACTCATTCGGATGATTGGTGCTTCCAAATGGGACCTGGCATCGAACCATTAGAGACAAGAGGGCATCGAAGGGTAGTAGGATCCTGAGATATTAAAGATTACCTTATGCTTGAACCAGTTGGCAAATTCTCTGTGCACAACGCTATCTATTTGAGACGGGGACCTTGTTCTACTTCGCAGTTTTCTCTTTGTGATGGCTCTGTACTCACTGTGCATACAAAAGGTTTGTTCAAGTTTAGTACCATCAGTACCAAATTGGCTCACTATATAATTTTATAGGTCAGGCTCTGTACTTACTCTAAGAATTTCTCTACAGCAATGCAATTGACCAGTACATGACGATGTGCCTGAAGCTTTTCGGTTGCTGTTATAGTAAAAAATGAACTTGCCCCGACCGGCTTTCCAACCACTGGGAACATGTTGGCAATCTCGCTCGGTGAAGCATCGATCGGCCGGTCGTCAACGCGCGTCGGTCGGTTGATCCTAGTCTCGACATTATCTAGATATCTAGAACAGAATGTGAGAATCTCCTCGGATAAGTAGCCCTCTGCAATCGATCCTTCCGGTTGTGCCCTGTTACGCACGTACTGCTTGAGACGACATAGATACCTTTGAGAACATAACGTACAAATTACTAGATGACAGCTATCCATTTATAAACAGGTCGAGTTATATTAAGCGGATTAATACCTTTCAATTGGGTACATCTACCGGTAATGCACTGGGCCACCGAGACGGACCTCCTCGACCAAATGCACCGTTAGATGAACCATAACTGTGAAGAAGGAAGGTGGAAATATCATCTCCATGTGGCACAAGGTATGGACTACACGATCCTGAAGGAGAGGAAGTTGTTGAGGATCTATGGATTTACTGCATATTATTCGAAAAAAGGCTGATAACTCAGCCAAGATGGCAGACACTGGGGTGGGTAACACGTGTTTTGACGCAATTGGCAGTAGATGTTCCATTAGAATATGACAGTCATGACTCTTCAAGCCGAATAACTTGCGCTGTTTTAAATCAACGCAGCGAGAGATGTTACTAGAGTACCCATCTGGAAAGACCACATTCTTAATTGTCCTAAGAAAGACATCCTTCTCTGGATTCCGCATGGTAAAGACTGCAGCGGGATACTTTCCACCTTCAACTGGCCACATATCATGTCGGATGCCCATCAATTGGAGATCTTTTCGAGCTTTTAGGTGGTCTTTGGACTTACCGCTCTCGTTCAACATGGTGAAAACAATGTTGTCGCATACATTCTTCTCTATGTGCATCACATCAAGGTTGTGACGTAACTCGTTGTTCTCCCAGTACGGCAAATCAAAGAATACACTCCTCTTTTTCCATGGAGACTCGTCTTGCACCACGGTCTGCTGTCCACGCCTTCTTTTACCAGCAACCGCTTGCACCTTGCCTTGTGAGACAGGAACACCCTCCAGTTGTCTCAAGACATCCCTACCAGTCAATTTGGTAGGTGGGGATCTATCATCTACCTTGCCATCAAATCTACTCCGGTCCTGTCTATATTTGTGATCGCGATTCAAGAAGCGACGATGACCCATATAACACCATTTCTGACTGAAGGTGAGTCGTATAGTCTCGGCATCCAAATTACACGTGGGGCAAGCTCTCCCGCCGTAAGTATTCCAGCCAGATAAATTGCCCAAGCCAGGAAAATCACTGATAGTCCACATCAATGCAGCTCGCATCTTGAACATTTTCTTCTCACTCGCGTCGTAGGTATCAACACCAGCCCACAACTCCTTCAGCTCATCGATCAGGGGCTGTAGATAGACATCTATGTCATTGCCAGGCATTTTAGGACCGGGAATAATCATAGAGAGAATAAAGTTGGTTTGTTTCATGCAAATCCAAGGGGGTAGGTTGTACGGTATAAGAATCACTGGCCATATTGAATATTTTGAACTGAGGTTTCCATAAGGATTGAAGCCATCACTAGCCAGGGCTAAGCGAACATTGCGCGGATCGCCAGAAAAGTTAGTATATCTCCTGTCAAATGCTTTCCAACCCTCGCCGTCCCTGGGATGCCTCAAGGAACCGTCAGAGTTGGTTCCTCTCTTGTGCCACAACATGTCAACGGATGTCTTGCTGGACATGAATAATCGCTGCAACCGTGGAATTAGAGGAAAGTAACGGAGAATCTTCGCCGGTAGAGGTTTCCCATTCTTCTTGACAACGGTGTTGATTCTGACTAAAGAATTCTTCCTGGTCTTTTGCTTCCACCTGGATGCCCCACACCGTTTGCATCTAGACAAGTCTTGGTCTGTACCCTGGTATAGCATGCAGTCATTTGGACATGCATCTATCTTCTTGTACCCAATGCCGAGCTTCCTTATGATCCTCTTGGCATCGTGCAAGGTCTTCGGAATCCTTGCATGCTCAAAGGCATCCCCCAGTAGCTCTAGAATCAATCCGAAAGCCTTGTCGCTCACTCCGCACATGCACTTTATATGGTACAGCCTAACCAAGAAAGACAGCTTCGAGAATTTTGAGCATCCCGGATATAATGCCTGCTCGCCGTCCTCAAGCAAGTCGTGAAAGGCACGAGCCTCGCAGCTAGGTTCATCAGATAAGTACGGCAACCCCTCCGCAACGTCTCCGACATGCCCATTCATCGAGTCTTCATCGTCACTCTGCAGTCCCGTGAAGTTGAATGCGTCCTGGACCATGTCCCGCATTTGATCTCCTAAATTTACATTAGGTTCTAGTTCTTCCCTAGCGCTGGATCCCTCGTCTACGATCTTCTCACCG from Arachis stenosperma cultivar V10309 chromosome 9, arast.V10309.gnm1.PFL2, whole genome shotgun sequence encodes the following:
- the LOC130948798 gene encoding uncharacterized protein LOC130948798, translated to MIHCPCPLCGFRCYQTREDAYDHLLMKPFPPNYTFWLHHGEKIVDEGSSAREELEPNVNLGDQMRDMVQDAFNFTGLQSDDEDSMNGHVGDVAEGLPYLSDEPSCEARAFHDLLEDGEQALYPGCSKFSKLSFLVRLYHIKCMCGVSDKAFGLILELLGDAFEHARIPKTLHDAKRIIRKLGIGYKKIDACPNDCMLYQGTDQDLSRCKRCGASRWKQKTRKNSLVRINTVVKKNGKPLPAKILRYFPLIPRLQRLFMSSKTSVDMLWHKRGTNSDGSLRHPRDGEGWKAFDRRYTNFSGDPRNVRLALASDGFNPYGNLSSKYSIWPVILIPYNLPPWICMKQTNFILSMIIPGPKMPGNDIDVYLQPLIDELKELWAGVDTYDASEKKMFKMRAALMWTISDFPGLGNLSGWNTYGGRACPTCNLDAETIRLTFSQKWCYMGHRRFLNRDHKYRQDRSRFDGKVDDRSPPTKLTGRDVLRQLEGVPVSQGKVQAVAGKRRRGQQTVVQDESPWKKRSVFFDLPYWENNELRHNLDVMHIEKNVCDNIVFTMLNESGKSKDHLKARKDLQLMGIRHDMWPVEGGKYPAAVFTMRNPEKDVFLRTIKNVVFPDGYSSNISRCVDLKQRKLFGLKSHDCHILMEHLLPIASKHVLPTPVSAILAELSAFFRIICSKSIDPQQLPLLQDRVVHTLCHMEMIFPPSFFTVMVHLTVHLVEEVRLGGPVHYR